The following proteins are encoded in a genomic region of Cyclonatronum proteinivorum:
- a CDS encoding IS4 family transposase has product MLDKLTLSSVINTPWVLAWFKKFCDSKQLKQAGFYKRAGMGIAQLLHLLVVLPMTHLKVYTFSGDSLPVAGRDAFYRLLSNTSYDWRMLLLSIALKMTRHFDTLTDDDQPRYLIFDDTGYKRDRSKCVEYLGRQHDHSHGRYFRGFRMLTAVWSDGHSCLPLGFELLTNEDADKRIGPDPKVDKRTNGGKRVIAATQKATDLTITMAQSAYNHKFKMDYVLFDSWFAFPQVIKEVAKHTPVICRGKNTAALKFKHQQKIYSVESLPLIFKKGGQTFKNPDIIGSAVVELLNTNLKVRVVVVTNRHDPDKKIVFISTDTQLSADEICCIYARRWDIEVCFKAIKQHLGLYCMQMRDYSGLIGCCSVVIIRYLMLAYYHRGCIDDRTLPGMFYACVQQLQAATIEACIEILRVKFKEFAESKQAQLVSNVLVEFLQMFENFKSEIMAQFEPIFKLNLKCES; this is encoded by the coding sequence ATGCTTGATAAGCTAACACTTTCTTCGGTAATAAACACCCCTTGGGTTCTTGCGTGGTTCAAAAAGTTTTGTGACAGCAAACAACTCAAGCAAGCAGGGTTCTACAAGCGTGCCGGCATGGGGATTGCTCAGTTGCTCCACCTTTTGGTCGTACTACCCATGACCCACCTAAAGGTTTATACTTTCAGTGGTGACTCCCTGCCCGTGGCCGGTCGTGATGCGTTCTACCGCTTGTTAAGCAACACCAGCTATGACTGGCGCATGCTATTGTTATCTATTGCCCTGAAGATGACCCGTCATTTTGATACCCTCACTGATGATGATCAGCCCCGCTATCTTATTTTCGACGATACCGGCTACAAGCGCGATCGCAGTAAATGTGTTGAATATCTGGGTCGTCAACATGATCACAGCCATGGCAGGTATTTCCGCGGCTTTAGGATGCTCACCGCGGTCTGGAGCGACGGACATAGCTGCCTGCCCTTGGGTTTCGAACTGCTTACCAATGAGGACGCCGACAAACGTATCGGTCCGGATCCTAAAGTTGACAAGCGCACCAATGGCGGCAAACGCGTGATCGCGGCCACGCAAAAGGCCACCGATCTGACCATCACCATGGCCCAAAGCGCATATAATCATAAGTTTAAGATGGATTATGTGCTTTTTGACAGTTGGTTCGCATTTCCCCAAGTGATCAAGGAAGTGGCCAAACATACACCTGTAATCTGCCGGGGCAAGAACACAGCGGCATTGAAATTCAAGCACCAGCAAAAAATATACAGTGTTGAAAGCCTGCCTTTAATATTCAAGAAAGGCGGACAGACCTTCAAAAATCCTGACATTATCGGCAGTGCAGTCGTTGAGTTGCTAAATACGAATCTGAAAGTCCGTGTGGTAGTGGTTACCAACAGACATGACCCCGACAAGAAGATTGTCTTTATTTCCACTGATACGCAGCTAAGCGCCGATGAAATCTGCTGCATTTACGCCCGCAGATGGGACATCGAGGTGTGCTTTAAAGCCATTAAACAGCACTTGGGACTGTACTGCATGCAGATGCGCGACTATAGCGGTCTGATCGGTTGCTGCAGCGTTGTTATCATCAGATATCTTATGCTGGCCTATTATCATCGCGGCTGCATCGATGACAGGACGTTACCAGGGATGTTTTATGCCTGTGTTCAGCAGCTGCAGGCAGCAACCATAGAAGCCTGTATCGAAATACTGCGAGTGAAATTTAAAGAGTTCGCCGAATCTAAACAGGCCCAGCTTGTAAGCAATGTACTGGTTGAGTTTCTTCAGATGTTTGAAAACTTCAAATCCGAGATTATGGCCCAATTTGAACCGATTTTTAAGCTAAATTTGAAGTGCGAAAGTTGA